Proteins co-encoded in one Medicago truncatula cultivar Jemalong A17 chromosome 8, MtrunA17r5.0-ANR, whole genome shotgun sequence genomic window:
- the LOC11430856 gene encoding protein HAIKU1 — protein sequence MEKSKNHWNKKFGVNKMGNKNIRNSHLQHAINIGITSGKHNYLKPKVYHIHKDDFKSFIQHVTGKQSNELKSMVETTRLDKIRPPPLSIARPLVPIHVSAPTFVAPPQVSYNPLSEPLKPIIDPPLVDMSCNNFLESPISAFMRNFQDSTMNQNTSRCNQFQPYPPQTQVLNNVNVDSTQHYPIETQMVTSVETFAESPISAYMRSFQNSMLDYGTLGGNQFQPQPNYCPQMFI from the coding sequence ATGGAAAAGTCAAAAAACCATTGGAATAAGAAATTCGGTGTCAACAAAATGGGAAATAAGAACATAAGAAACAGTCATTTACAACATGCCATTAATATTGGTATAACTAGTGGTAAACATAATTATCTTAAGCCAAAAGTTTACCACATTCACAAAGATGATTTCAAGAGTTTTATTCAGCATGTTACCGGAAAACAATCCAACGAATTAAAATCTATGGTTGAGACTACAAGGTTGGATAAGATTAGGCCTCCACCATTGTCCATTGCAAGGCCACTAGTTCCGATTCACGTTTCAGCTCCAACGTTTGTAGCTCCTCCACAAGTTTCTTACAATCCACTGTCTGAACCTTTGAAGCCTATTATCGATCCTCCCCTTGTTGACATGTCATGTAACAATTTTCTTGAGTCTCCAATCTCTGCTTTCATGAGAAATTTTCAAGACTCAACGATGAACCAAAACACTTCAAGATGTAACCAATTTCAACCTTACCCTCCTCAAACACAAGTACTGAATAATGTGAATGTTGATTCTACACAACATTATCCTATTGAAACACAAATGGTTACCAGTGTTGAGACTTTTGCTGAGTCACCCATCTCTGCCTACATGAGAAGCTTTCAGAATTCAATGTTGGATTATGGTACTTTAGGGGGAAACCAATT